From a single Aspergillus puulaauensis MK2 DNA, chromosome 2, nearly complete sequence genomic region:
- a CDS encoding ankyrin repeat domain-containing protein (COG:M;~EggNog:ENOG410PKI0;~InterPro:IPR002110,IPR036770,IPR020683;~PFAM:PF12796;~go_function: GO:0005515 - protein binding [Evidence IEA]), producing the protein MPSGTNTSLVNNAGETALHAILKGWAVRQGNAVLEEVRWFMDAGLTSMHRDHMGNTPLHALCATRLDFPCEEWDQSPGRETADYLLSIDEGKACHVKNKEGYQPIHLAAANSKVLAWKLITMGVSTTARTNDGKGLLHIAAAAGQGTIVGLLLDHYRASGELEYQLGQTDNTGSTPLQLACRIDCSASVELLTKAGAGLDARDEAGLTPTGVSSE; encoded by the coding sequence ATGCCATCGGGAACCAATACCTCCCTCGTCAACAATGCAGGGGAAACAGCATTGCATGCCATCTTGAAGGGATGGGCTGTGCGACAGGGGAATGCTGTTCTGGAAGAAGTGAGATGGTTCATGGACGCTGGGTTGACCAGCATGCATCGAGACCACATGGGGAACACGCCGTTACATGCGTTGTGCGCGACGCGGCTTGACTTTCCTTGCGAGGAATGGGACCAGTCGCCAGGCCGGGAGACTGCTGATTATCTTCTATCCATCGATGAAGGCAAAGCTTGCCATGTGAAAAATAAGGAAGGGTACCAGCCAATCCATCTGGCTGCTGCTAATTCGAAGGTGCTCGCATGGAAGCTCATAACAATGGGTGTTTCGACAACCGCACGCACCAATGATGGAAAAGGTCTGCTGCATATtgctgcggcagctggcCAAGGTACCATTGTCGGCCTCTTGCTGGACCATTACCGCGCTTCTGGAGAGCTGGAATATCAGCTGGGTCAAACTGATAACACTGGATCAACTCCGTTGCAATTGGCATGTCGTATCGACTGCTCTGCAAGTGTTGAGCTTTTGACAAAAGCAGGAGCAGGCCTAGATGCGCGAGACGAGGCGGGGTTGACACCAACGGGAGTGAGTTCGGAGTAG